A portion of the Burkholderia sp. GAS332 genome contains these proteins:
- a CDS encoding Aerobic-type carbon monoxide dehydrogenase, small subunit, CoxS/CutS family, which yields MTAPTQTPASAASGVNPASAVAASGAVAAASSASGASAAAAASAGVPASAPAATVVERPLTHFRTLPVSVKVNGEIVGPTDVPAGLMMIDYLHEYLHLTGSRLGCGQGICHACVVIVDKPDGTSEEVRTCITGANFFNGKTIRTIEGHAKRNDAGEVVELSPIQQKFLEHFSFQCGYCTPGFVNAATVLIERLKRQPIAKDKVEQTITEALNDHICRCTGYVRYYEAVKDVVMTTPGLVKDAA from the coding sequence ATGACGGCCCCCACTCAAACTCCCGCCAGCGCCGCGAGCGGCGTTAACCCGGCCAGCGCGGTTGCTGCTTCAGGCGCTGTCGCCGCTGCTTCCAGCGCTTCCGGTGCCTCTGCTGCCGCTGCCGCGTCCGCCGGCGTTCCTGCCAGCGCACCGGCTGCAACGGTGGTCGAGCGTCCGTTGACGCATTTCCGTACGCTGCCGGTGTCGGTCAAGGTGAATGGCGAGATCGTCGGCCCGACCGACGTGCCCGCCGGTTTGATGATGATCGATTACCTGCACGAGTATCTGCACCTGACCGGTTCGCGCCTCGGCTGCGGCCAGGGCATCTGCCACGCGTGCGTCGTGATCGTCGACAAGCCGGATGGCACCAGCGAAGAGGTGCGCACCTGCATCACGGGCGCGAATTTCTTCAATGGCAAAACCATCCGCACGATCGAAGGCCACGCGAAGCGCAACGACGCAGGCGAGGTCGTTGAGCTGTCGCCGATCCAGCAGAAGTTTCTCGAGCACTTCAGTTTTCAGTGCGGCTACTGTACGCCCGGTTTCGTCAATGCCGCGACGGTGCTGATCGAACGTCTGAAGCGTCAGCCGATTGCCAAAGACAAGGTCGAGCAAACCATCACCGAAGCGCTGAACGACCATATCTGCCGCTGCACGGGCTACGTGCGCTACTACGAAGCCGTCAAGGACGTTGTGATGACGACGCCCGGCCTGGTAAAGGACGCCGCATGA
- a CDS encoding Cytochrome c, mono-and diheme variants: MMSPSMNVRRALLLLGTAAVLSACGKQDNSAAAMQAAAAMGPQSTAADPLARGRYLVKAADCAACHTTSDGAPFAGGVKLASPFGTFYGTNITPDKDHGIGNWSADDLYKALHDGVTPNKQLYPAMPYTSYRQLSRADSDAIYAYLMAQKPAAVANHEPELSFPFNMRFGVRFWNWVFLKDTLPDASTGQSADWNRGRYLASALGHCAECHTPRGKFGQLDGAKPLTGAALGRIAAPDITPHGLAARGWTAADLQTFFATGIAPQGSAFGEMYPVVHLSSQYMTHDDLRAMSTYLLGDQAPAPQPLQSVSADAAQLEAGRNVYLAVCAGCHGLGGEGKPHVAVPMHANSTVRQSDAHNLIVAMLDGIGAQDFPGIERMQDMPGFATQLSDTELAQLANYLRATYGGQPADVTADVVKALR, translated from the coding sequence ATGATGAGCCCCTCGATGAATGTGCGCCGTGCGCTGCTGTTGCTCGGCACGGCTGCGGTGCTAAGCGCTTGCGGCAAACAGGACAACTCCGCCGCAGCGATGCAGGCCGCCGCCGCAATGGGCCCGCAATCCACCGCCGCCGATCCGCTCGCGCGTGGCCGTTACCTCGTCAAAGCGGCCGATTGCGCCGCCTGCCACACCACGTCGGATGGCGCGCCGTTCGCCGGCGGTGTGAAGCTGGCTTCGCCGTTCGGCACCTTCTACGGCACCAACATTACGCCGGACAAGGACCACGGTATCGGCAACTGGAGCGCGGACGATCTGTACAAGGCGCTGCACGACGGCGTCACGCCGAACAAACAGTTGTATCCGGCGATGCCGTACACGTCCTACCGCCAGCTTTCGCGCGCGGATAGCGATGCGATCTACGCGTATCTGATGGCGCAGAAACCGGCCGCTGTCGCGAACCACGAACCGGAGTTGTCGTTCCCGTTCAACATGCGTTTCGGCGTGCGCTTCTGGAATTGGGTGTTCCTGAAGGACACATTGCCGGACGCATCGACAGGGCAATCCGCCGACTGGAATCGCGGACGTTATCTGGCGAGCGCACTCGGCCATTGCGCCGAATGCCATACGCCGCGCGGCAAGTTCGGTCAGCTCGATGGGGCGAAGCCGCTCACGGGCGCGGCGCTTGGCCGGATCGCCGCACCGGACATCACGCCGCATGGTTTGGCGGCGCGTGGCTGGACGGCCGCGGATCTGCAGACGTTCTTCGCCACCGGTATCGCGCCGCAAGGTTCGGCCTTCGGCGAGATGTATCCGGTCGTGCATCTGAGCAGCCAGTACATGACGCATGACGATCTGCGTGCAATGTCGACGTATCTGCTCGGCGACCAGGCGCCCGCGCCGCAACCGTTGCAATCGGTCTCCGCCGATGCCGCGCAACTCGAGGCGGGGCGCAATGTCTATCTCGCGGTGTGTGCCGGCTGTCATGGCCTGGGCGGTGAGGGCAAGCCGCACGTCGCGGTGCCGATGCATGCCAACTCGACGGTGCGTCAAAGCGATGCGCACAACCTGATCGTGGCGATGCTCGACGGCATCGGCGCGCAGGATTTCCCCGGCATCGAGCGGATGCAGGACATGCCGGGCTTCGCCACGCAACTCAGCGACACGGAACTCGCGCAACTCGCGAATTATCTGCGCGCGACGTATGGCGGCCAACCCGCCGACGTGACGGCGGATGTGGTGAAAGCATTGCGATGA